The Halorhabdus sp. BNX81 genome includes a region encoding these proteins:
- a CDS encoding type II toxin-antitoxin system VapC family toxin: protein MIVLDRDVLAKIAGRDPNEAILSHLGQYRREEWTIPAVVAWESYKAGSGRTEMLRTQRVLDEQFDRVLDFTDDCALEAGYLDEQLRAQGIRLDPADLLNLATAHAAGGTFVTHNATDFDKPPLYDLVDLDVVVTDS from the coding sequence ATGATCGTTCTCGATCGTGACGTCCTCGCGAAGATCGCCGGCCGTGATCCGAACGAGGCGATCCTGTCACACCTCGGGCAGTACCGCAGAGAGGAGTGGACGATCCCCGCCGTCGTCGCCTGGGAGTCCTACAAGGCCGGGTCGGGCCGGACGGAGATGCTCAGGACCCAGCGCGTCCTCGACGAGCAGTTCGATCGCGTGCTGGATTTCACCGACGATTGTGCCCTCGAAGCCGGGTATCTCGACGAACAGCTTCGCGCACAGGGGATCCGGCTGGATCCCGCCGATCTGCTCAATCTCGCGACCGCCCACGCTGCGGGTGGCACGTTCGTCACGCACAATGCCACGGACTTCGACAAGCCACCGCTGTACGATCTTGTCGACCTCGACGTGGTGGTGACGGATTCCTGA